One Campylobacter concisus genomic window, TGTACGCTTACTATTTTATGCGGCACTGGACACGTTGTTTATACTGTGCTTCCTATCGTTTATGATATCGCTATCAAAAATGGTATCCGTCCAGAGCGTCCAATGGCAGCAAGCTCGATAGCCTCACAAATGGGTATCATCGCAAGTCCAGTTTCAGTTGCTGTTGTAACTCTTACAAGCTTTCTTATTAATGCTAAAACTCACCTAGCTGGCTTTGATGGATATTTAGATCTTTTAAAGATTACGATTCCATCAACATTTTGTGGCGTTTTAGCGGTAGGAATTTTTAGCTGGTTTAGAGGTAAAGATCTTGATAAAGACGAAGTCTTTCAAACAAAGCTTCAAGATCCTGAGTTTAAAAAATATGTTTATGGCGATAGTGCGACACTTTTAGGCAAAAAGCTTCCTGGTTACCAATGGGCTGCGATGTGGATATTCTTAGGCTCTATCCTTGTAGTTGCGCTTCTTGGATATTTTAAAGATCTTCGTCCAAGCTGGACTACTTACAAAGACGCAACAGTCGTTCAAGTAATAGCTAACCTTCCAACTGAACAAAAAGTCTTAAAAACCTTAAAAATAAAAGATGCTAGCATCCAAACAGAGGCGGCTGAGTTAAAAGTAGCAAACGATAAGCTAAATGCTAATCAAAAAGCTCAATCAGTCAAAATCATCGGCAAAGATGCAAATCAAACTCTTACTCGCACGGCTGATGGTGCAGTGACATATATAAATGAAAAAGGCGCAAAAGAAGAATTCCAAGGTGCTTACATCAATATAAGTAACAAACAAGCATCTTCAAAAAGCCTAAGTATGGTTCATGTTATCCAAATTTTCATGCTTTTAACTGGCGCTATCATTTTAATCTTTACACCAACAGATGCTAGCAAGATCGGTAAAAACGAGATATTTAGATCAGGCATGATCGCTCTTGTTGCAGTATTTGGTATCTCTTGGATGGCTGAGACTATGTTTGCAGTGCATACTCCGATGATGAAAGAGGCGCTAGGAAGCATCGTAAAAGAGCACCCTTGGACTTATGCGGTTATGCTCTTGATTATCTCAAAATTTGTAAATTCTCAAGCTGCGGCCTTGGTTGCATTTGTGCCATTAGCATTAAATATTGATGTTAATCCTGCTATCATTCTAGCCTTTGCACCAGCTTGCTACGGATACTACATCCTGCCAACATATCCAAGCGACCTTGCGGCTATTCAGTTTGATAGAAGCGGTACGACACATATTGGTAAATTTGTTATCAATCACAGCTTTATCATTCCGGGTCTTATTGGTGTTATATCCTCTTGTATATTTGGCTATATTTTTGCAACTGCTTTTGGATATCTATAATAGATAAATTCTCTTGCTACTAGTAATTTCTAGTGGCAAGAGCAGAATTTATCAAAGCTTATCTTTAAATTTTTGTTTATTGCTCATATAAACGAAGCTTAGCACTTCAGCCACGGCCCTAAAAAGATGTGCTGGTATCGTATCATCGACTTCACAAATTTTATAAAGTTCTCTTGCGAGTGGTGGATTTTCATAAATTTGCACACCATTTTCAACGGCTATTTTTTTGATTTGCAGTGCTAAAAAATCAACACCTTTGGCAAGTATTATCGGTGCCTCGTCGCGGCTTTTATCATATCTTATCGCCACGGCGTAGTGAGTAGGGTTTGTGATGACTACGTCAGCTTGTGGGATATTTTGCATCATTCGACGCTTGGCTGCACGCATTTGCGCTTGACGAATTCTGCCTTTTACCTGAGGATCTCCTTCCATTTGCTTATACTCATCTTTTATCTCTTGCTTGCTCATACGAAGGTCTTTAAAATATTGAAAACGCACAATGAGAAGGTCGATAAGTCCGATCACGAAAAGTATAAAAAGCATAACGCTAACTAGGATAATGAGCTTTTCTTTTAGCCAAGCAAGCTGATCAAACATAGAAAAAAAGAGCGTGTGCGGTAGCTCCTTTATAAATTGTAAAAAAAAGTAAAATCCAACACCAAAGACGATGCTAACTTTTAGCACGATCTTAATGCTATCTATCACTTTTTTCATCGAGAATAAATTTTTTAGCCCTTTTAGTGGGTTTATCTTGCCAAAATTTGGCATTATAGGCTTTGTGGTAAAGATAAATCCAAACTGCATTACATTTGCGATGACACCAGCGATCGCCACACAGATACAAACCGGAAGTATCATAAGAAGCGACCTTGCAAAGGTATTTACGACGATCATTTTTACAGTTGGCAAGGTAAGTGGCTGACCGATAAATTTTGAGTAATAGATATAAAGTGAGATGATCTGTTCTTTCATAAAATTTAGCATTGCAAGTAGTACGCCAATAGCGATGACAAGGGTCACGAACCCAGCCAGGTCCTGACTTTTGGGAACGTTGCCGTCTTTTTTGGCATCTTCTATCTTTTTGGGGGTCGCTTCTTCGGTTTTTTCCTGATCTTCGCCTGCCATCTTTATCCTAAGCTTGCTTAAATTTGGGGCGATTATAGCCAAAATGCGGTTAAACTATCCGCTAAAGCCACTTTTTGCACGTGGAAAATTAGGCGTTTTTGGCTAAAATTAGCAAAAATAAAGGGCAAACAAGATGTCATTTTTAGAAGGCTTATTTAACATTTTTAAAGCCAAAAAACTACCAAAAAGCGACGAAGAGCTACTTTTAGACGAATATGTAAGCATTTACACCCAAATAAAAGAGAAAAATTTAAACGAATACGACTTTTTATGTGAGCTCATACGATTACTCTCTTTTTCAAGAGCTAGACGCTACAACTTTTACCTTGAAAAGTGCCTAAATGAGGGCGACGCCGAGGTACTAAATGATCTCATTTTTCAATACGCTAAGCTAAATTTACTCCCAGGATGTAGCGGCGGATATGACCAGTGTGAGAAGCTCATCCCAGCATTTTTTGCTATCGCTTGTGGTGACACAGATAGTATGGCAAGGATATTTCCAAAAGGCCTACCACCTAGCAAAAACGGCTATAAATTTCTATGCGTGATGCATGATTTGCTCACGGCGATGCTTTGGCAAGATGAAAATTTACTTACCCCTGCCTTAGAAAAAGCCCGTACTTTTGCAGAGTCTAAAAAGCCAACAAACGAAAGAGAGGCGATTAAATTTGTGCTTGCCTTGTATGAAAAAGATACGGCCGCTATGAGTGAGCATTTGCAGAAATTTTGCTCTACATTTGGTAGGACAGATGCACCTAAATTTGAAAAATGCCTCTACATTTTCGCACACGGACTTCACGCTTTGGCACGCTACTTTTTACCGTTTGAGCTCTTTAAAGAGATCAAGCTTCCAAAGAATGAAAATTTTAGTAAATTTTACGCGCAAAGGCTCTTTCAAGACAAAATTCCTAAGCTAAAACTTTACCTTACTTTACCGCCTGAGTTTGAACTGATAAATGTGATTTTAAATGCGCCAGTAGTCAAAACACTGATATATCAGCCATATTTGCCAAATGATAAGACATTTTTTCTGGATCACGATGCGATGATTAAAAATTTAGCCGATGAGATCATAAAATCAGGGGCATTAAAGTAGAATTTATAAACTTTTAGCTAACATTCACACCTTACAACCAACAAAGCTCCATAAATCTTTTGCAAAAAAAAGTGCTTTTTGGTCTTACCAAATTTTAGAAAGGTAGAGTATGTCAAAATACGCTATATTTAAGCATGGCGGTAAGCAATATCGTGTTAGTGAGGGCGAGTACCTTAAACTAGATCACTTTAGTGCTGAAGCTAAATCAACCGTTGAGATTACAGAAGTTTTGGCTGTAAATGACGGCGAAGTAAAGGTAGGTGCGCCATTTGTGAAGGGTGCAAAAGTTGTTCTTGAGGTCGTTAATGAAGGCAAAGACAAAAAAGTAGTTATCTACAAAAAACGCAGACGTAAAGACT contains:
- the rplU gene encoding 50S ribosomal protein L21, coding for MSKYAIFKHGGKQYRVSEGEYLKLDHFSAEAKSTVEITEVLAVNDGEVKVGAPFVKGAKVVLEVVNEGKDKKVVIYKKRRRKDSKLKRGFRRQFTRVKVVSIAA
- a CDS encoding anaerobic C4-dicarboxylate transporter encodes the protein MDFLMNLSEGMQFAIQLLIVLICLFYGAKKGGIALGMLGGIGLIVLVFGFNIEPGKPAIDVMLTILAVVVASATLQASGGLDVMLQIAETILRKNPKYVSILAPFVTCTLTILCGTGHVVYTVLPIVYDIAIKNGIRPERPMAASSIASQMGIIASPVSVAVVTLTSFLINAKTHLAGFDGYLDLLKITIPSTFCGVLAVGIFSWFRGKDLDKDEVFQTKLQDPEFKKYVYGDSATLLGKKLPGYQWAAMWIFLGSILVVALLGYFKDLRPSWTTYKDATVVQVIANLPTEQKVLKTLKIKDASIQTEAAELKVANDKLNANQKAQSVKIIGKDANQTLTRTADGAVTYINEKGAKEEFQGAYINISNKQASSKSLSMVHVIQIFMLLTGAIILIFTPTDASKIGKNEIFRSGMIALVAVFGISWMAETMFAVHTPMMKEALGSIVKEHPWTYAVMLLIISKFVNSQAAALVAFVPLALNIDVNPAIILAFAPACYGYYILPTYPSDLAAIQFDRSGTTHIGKFVINHSFIIPGLIGVISSCIFGYIFATAFGYL
- the flhB gene encoding flagellar biosynthesis protein FlhB; this translates as MAGEDQEKTEEATPKKIEDAKKDGNVPKSQDLAGFVTLVIAIGVLLAMLNFMKEQIISLYIYYSKFIGQPLTLPTVKMIVVNTFARSLLMILPVCICVAIAGVIANVMQFGFIFTTKPIMPNFGKINPLKGLKNLFSMKKVIDSIKIVLKVSIVFGVGFYFFLQFIKELPHTLFFSMFDQLAWLKEKLIILVSVMLFILFVIGLIDLLIVRFQYFKDLRMSKQEIKDEYKQMEGDPQVKGRIRQAQMRAAKRRMMQNIPQADVVITNPTHYAVAIRYDKSRDEAPIILAKGVDFLALQIKKIAVENGVQIYENPPLARELYKICEVDDTIPAHLFRAVAEVLSFVYMSNKQKFKDKL